The DNA window ACGCCAAGGCCAAGGAATTGCGCACCTCCCTCGATCAGGAACTGATCCAGCTCTCCGTCGAAGAAGCCGAAGCGAAGTACAACCAATTGCTGCGCGAAGTCGACATGAAGCGGCAATCGCAAGCCTCTGAGCTACAGATCCTCAAGCTCACCACAGAACGCCATGTCCGCCACCGCACCCGCCACGGCGTGGACTTGAAGAAGTTTGTCGTGGTTGCCCAGATGGACGGCATGGCCGTGGTGCAATCGATCTTCCGCGGTGGTGAGTTTGACTCGATTAAGGTCGGCGACGTCGTACAGCCCGGGCAGTTGGTGATGAAGGTGGTCGACCCGAAGAGCATGCAACTGGAAGGCACGATCAATCAGGCAGAAGTCAGCCAGTTCCGCATTGGCGAGAAGGCTTCGATTTCACTGGACGCCTTCCCTGGCCTCACCTTTGACGGAAAACTCTATTCCGTCGGCGCCCTCGCCGTCGCGGGCAGCCGCCAGCAAGGCTACATCCGGACCATTCCGGTTCGTGTCGCAATTGATGGCTACGACCCGAAGCTGATCCCCGATCTTTCCGCCGCCGCAGACGTGCTCACTGGCATCAGTGAAGAAAAGGCGATCGTGATTCCTCGCGGCGCGTTGCATGAGGAAGCAGGCAAGTCTTATGTCTTTGCCAAGTCTGGTTCCAGCTTTGTCAAACGCGAAGTCACCACCGGAGCCTCCAACCGCACCCAGGTGGCCATCCACTCCGGCGTCAAGGACGGAGAAGAGCTTGCGCTGAACTATTCACAGCCGGTGCAGCAGTTGGCGTCGCGCTAAGGCGGAAACTCCCCTGCCCTCGTGGCAACGGGATGCGTTTGCGACCATCGCCCTCCTCCACCAGCAGTGCTCCCGCGGCGCGGCATTCATAGTCGATCTCATAGCCAGCTACGGACGGCCGAACGCCGAGTAGCTTCAGATTGCTATCCACCACACGGATCGCCGGCATTTTTTCGGCAGCTTCAATCTGCCATTCGCCTGCAGGCAACAGCAGAGATTCTCCGTCCATCAGAGGCCAGAGCATGCCATTCACACGAGCCGCACCTCGCCAGCGCACCCGCGCCTGGCGGCTGAGCCGAATCTCCAGATTCCCTGATTCCAAACGTTTCCAATGCGTCACCGGCGCGCTGGCCATCCCGAGCAAAGGCAGATCGACAGGCCGGAGCGAGTACTCAAAGTACAAAGCGACTTGCGCAAAGTGCGACGAAGCCTCATGGAGCAGTTGCGCCAGTTCCGCCCCAGTCTGCCGCTTGGTCGGATAAACGTCCTGATAACGATCGACGATATTCAGATCAATGGCGAGACGGCCCGGATCGTCTGTGAGCCCTTGATAGCGCTGGCGAATCTCGGCATAGCGCTTCGGCCCCAGATGCCAAACCGTCGCAGGATCTTCAATCAGAAACTCCATGTTCAAACCTTCGGTGCCGCGCAGCAGGCGGGCCGCGTCCGCCCCAAGAGCATCGCGCATGCCAGTGTCGAAGCGATCGTCAATGTGCGTCAGGACAATATCGAAGTCGGGCTTCGCCTCGCGAATCGTTGCAAGCTTGCTCAGCCAATCGGACTGGAGTTGCGCCGCTAGATCCGCACGGTATTGGAGCAGGCGCGGCAACCCCTCGCCACTCAAGTCCTCCAGCGGATCTCTGCCGAAGCGCTTCTGATAGTCCGCCCGGACATCGTCGTTGAACGGTGTAAAGCGCGCCGGATTCCCATGCCCTTCGAGCGATTCAAAGTACAGCTCTCCCAGATTCACGCCATCCCAATCCTGACTGCGCAGCAGCGTGAGAAGATCCGCCTCGGCCATCGCGGCACAGCCTGGATGGACCAGGTTAATCAGCCGCCGCCAGTCCAAGCTCGCCTCCATCCCGGTGGCGGTACGCTCCCGGCACTCGGGATGTTCGTTCCAGAAGCGACCACTGACATGCGGCAACTCCACCCAGGCATAGACCTGAATCAGATTCTCATGGCACAGTGCGATCAGTTGGTTCAGCCAGGCAAGGCGCTCGGCGGGAGCGCCATCAAACTGCCAACTCGTCACATGAATGGCAGAGATCCCCGCACGTTTCCATTGCGCAATCAGATAAGGAAGATCAACGCGATAACGGAAACTGGCATCAAAGAAAGCCCACAAGCCCCGCCCTTCGACACTCGTCTCCAGCCCGGCAGCGAGCAAAGCTTGCGGCAGAAAGGGATACCGCTCATAGCCTGATGCGCCAATCTCCGTCGCCGTCCAGAGCACCGCGCCCTGCGGGAGTTTGCGAATGGCCAGAACCGCTTCGCCGCTCCAGCGATCCCGGGCACGGATCTGCCACTCGGAGCTGAGTTTTGCGCTCTCAATCTCCGCTTCGTTGGCCCAGACAATTGGCAGTTCCGGACTCGCAACATCACGGATCTGCCGCAACTTCACGAT is part of the Bryobacter aggregatus MPL3 genome and encodes:
- a CDS encoding efflux RND transporter periplasmic adaptor subunit, coding for MSAIQNPVPSPQAPSPRPVLVPSPDEPKSNRSWVIWASLLVLLVGSVQGWRWYAAKKEAELLAALPVVKTVTARYSALHQNARVTGVTTARNFSNMTAPKLTGPEGNRPMTILKMAPNGSLIRKGQIVLEIDGQSLQDHIDDLAVTVIQAEGDLQKRKAEQALDLENLQQSVRVAKSELDKVRLDAKAKELRTSLDQELIQLSVEEAEAKYNQLLREVDMKRQSQASELQILKLTTERHVRHRTRHGVDLKKFVVVAQMDGMAVVQSIFRGGEFDSIKVGDVVQPGQLVMKVVDPKSMQLEGTINQAEVSQFRIGEKASISLDAFPGLTFDGKLYSVGALAVAGSRQQGYIRTIPVRVAIDGYDPKLIPDLSAAADVLTGISEEKAIVIPRGALHEEAGKSYVFAKSGSSFVKREVTTGASNRTQVAIHSGVKDGEELALNYSQPVQQLASR